Proteins encoded within one genomic window of Spirulina major PCC 6313:
- a CDS encoding RNA-guided endonuclease InsQ/TnpB family protein — protein sequence MKTLKFKLYQHKRNRYLKRTINAAGRIYNHCVALHKRYYRMWGKHLNCARLQKHIAKLRKRNPWWLQVGSQAVQDICQRIEKAYQLFFKHNKKGVRLPNFKKTRKYKSFTLKQAGYKFLGGNRVRIGNKVYQYWHSRPIEGKVKTVTIKRTPLGELFMIVTVDTLSEPQVKTETGNIAGFDFGLKTFLTCSEGFKIDAPLFFKQSLNSVRKASRELSRKQKGSAHRERARLNLSRKHEDIAHRRRDWFWKLAHRLTNQFDVLCFETLNLKAMQRLWGRKVSDLAFREFLQILEWVATKKGKRVIYVDRWFPSSKTCSSCGHILEHLDLETRHWRCPSCSAENDRDENAAMNIKVAGASAIGLGDVRQALPAIAV from the coding sequence ATGAAAACGCTCAAGTTCAAGCTCTACCAGCATAAGCGGAATAGATACCTCAAGCGGACAATCAATGCCGCAGGGCGTATCTACAACCATTGTGTTGCCCTCCACAAACGGTACTACCGAATGTGGGGCAAGCACTTGAACTGCGCCCGACTGCAAAAACACATCGCCAAGCTTCGGAAACGGAACCCCTGGTGGTTGCAGGTGGGTTCTCAAGCCGTACAGGATATCTGCCAACGAATTGAGAAAGCGTATCAACTGTTCTTCAAACACAACAAAAAAGGCGTTCGCCTGCCAAACTTTAAGAAGACCCGAAAGTACAAATCCTTCACCCTCAAGCAAGCTGGGTACAAATTCCTCGGTGGCAACCGGGTCAGGATTGGGAACAAAGTCTATCAATATTGGCACTCTCGCCCCATTGAGGGCAAGGTCAAGACCGTGACGATTAAACGAACTCCCTTGGGAGAACTGTTCATGATTGTCACGGTAGATACCCTGTCAGAACCCCAAGTCAAAACCGAGACAGGTAACATTGCTGGTTTTGATTTTGGACTTAAGACGTTTCTGACCTGTTCTGAGGGATTCAAGATTGATGCCCCCTTGTTCTTCAAGCAGTCACTTAACTCGGTTCGCAAAGCGAGTCGAGAGTTGTCCCGTAAGCAAAAGGGTTCAGCCCATCGGGAACGTGCCCGATTAAACTTATCCCGCAAGCATGAAGATATTGCCCATCGACGGCGGGACTGGTTCTGGAAGTTGGCTCACCGCCTGACGAATCAGTTTGATGTGCTGTGTTTTGAAACCTTGAACCTCAAGGCGATGCAGCGGCTCTGGGGGCGTAAGGTGAGTGATTTGGCGTTTCGGGAGTTTCTGCAAATCCTGGAGTGGGTGGCAACGAAGAAGGGGAAGCGGGTGATCTATGTTGACCGCTGGTTCCCTTCGAGCAAGACCTGTTCAAGTTGTGGTCATATTTTGGAGCATCTGGATTTAGAGACTCGCCATTGGCGGTGTCCCAGTTGCTCGGCAGAGAATGACCGGGATGAGAATGCGGCGATGAATATTAAAGTGGCTGGGGCTTCAGCCATTGGGTTAGGTGATGTCAGACAGGCGTTGCCTGCTATTGCTGTTTGA
- a CDS encoding LOG family protein, producing the protein MRGRVVGVMGPGAGATAADCELAGALGRAIATAGWAVLTGGRPSGVMAAVNRGAKQAGGMTIGILPGRDRTLADPNVEVVINTDLGYGRNNINVLSSDAIVACGMGLGTASEVALALKNGKAVILLGCNPKAIAFFQQYGGVQLQIAATVAEAIAQLRTLLVPSMEPLDEELDG; encoded by the coding sequence ATGAGAGGGCGTGTGGTGGGCGTGATGGGGCCTGGTGCGGGGGCGACGGCGGCGGATTGTGAACTGGCTGGGGCTTTGGGGCGGGCGATCGCCACGGCAGGCTGGGCGGTGTTAACGGGCGGGCGACCCAGTGGCGTGATGGCGGCGGTGAATCGGGGCGCGAAGCAGGCCGGGGGCATGACGATTGGCATTTTGCCGGGGCGCGATCGCACCCTCGCCGACCCGAATGTTGAGGTGGTGATTAATACCGATCTGGGCTATGGGCGCAATAATATCAATGTTTTATCGTCCGATGCGATCGTGGCCTGTGGGATGGGGTTAGGCACAGCGTCCGAGGTGGCATTGGCCCTGAAAAATGGTAAAGCGGTGATTCTGTTGGGGTGTAATCCCAAGGCGATCGCCTTTTTTCAACAATACGGCGGGGTTCAACTGCAAATTGCGGCAACGGTGGCCGAAGCGATCGCGCAGCTTCGCACCCTCCTCGTCCCCTCGATGGAACCACTAGACGAGGAATTAGACGGTTGA
- a CDS encoding GDP-mannose 4,6-dehydratase, whose protein sequence is MRKTALITGLTGQDGSYLAEFLLAKGYSVYGLVRRSSSSNLQRISHLLSAVNILPGDLLDQPSLMDAIDAAQPDEIYNLASQSYVPLSWTQPSLTAEYTGLGVARLLDSIRRCKPDARFYQASSSEVFGQPAESPQREDTAFRPRNPYGTAKTYAHWLTVNYRQHYNLYTCCGITYTHESPRRGSEFVFRKITQGAAKIKLGLADSLKLGNLDARRDWCYAPDAVQAMWLMMQQDEPDDYIIGSGTTHSVRDLVACAFNTVGLDWQQYVSVDPAFYRPDEPVQLVGCIDKIQQKLNWQPEHSFDRLVEVMVKHDLELLQADKR, encoded by the coding sequence ATGCGTAAAACGGCATTAATTACCGGACTGACCGGCCAAGATGGTTCCTACTTGGCCGAGTTTTTACTCGCGAAGGGCTACAGCGTCTACGGCCTAGTGCGGCGTTCAAGTTCGAGTAACCTCCAGCGGATTAGTCACCTCCTCAGTGCGGTGAATATCCTGCCGGGAGATTTACTGGATCAGCCGTCCTTGATGGATGCGATCGACGCGGCCCAGCCCGATGAAATTTATAACCTCGCCTCCCAAAGTTATGTCCCCCTTTCTTGGACTCAGCCCTCCCTCACCGCTGAATACACCGGCTTAGGGGTGGCGCGGTTACTCGATTCCATTCGTCGCTGTAAACCCGATGCCCGCTTCTACCAAGCCTCTAGCAGTGAAGTCTTTGGCCAACCCGCTGAATCGCCCCAACGAGAAGACACCGCCTTTCGCCCCCGCAACCCCTACGGCACGGCCAAAACCTACGCCCACTGGCTGACGGTCAATTACCGCCAACATTACAACCTCTACACCTGTTGCGGCATCACCTACACCCACGAATCGCCCCGCCGGGGTTCGGAATTCGTCTTTCGCAAAATTACCCAAGGCGCTGCCAAGATTAAGCTTGGCCTGGCGGATTCGTTGAAACTAGGTAACCTCGATGCGCGGCGGGATTGGTGCTATGCCCCTGATGCGGTGCAGGCGATGTGGTTGATGATGCAGCAGGATGAGCCGGATGATTACATCATCGGCAGCGGCACGACCCATTCGGTGCGCGATCTCGTGGCCTGTGCGTTTAATACGGTGGGTCTCGATTGGCAGCAGTATGTTTCCGTCGATCCGGCGTTTTATCGCCCCGATGAGCCGGTACAGTTGGTGGGCTGTATTGACAAAATTCAGCAGAAATTAAACTGGCAACCGGAGCATTCTTTTGATCGCCTCGTGGAAGTGATGGTGAAGCACGATTTGGAATTATTGCAGGCGGACAAACGGTAA
- a CDS encoding sensor histidine kinase has protein sequence MDDLQTIESLSADLATMTLAYEQAIHLGQLKSGFLARTSHELRAPLSSMMGLHQLILSDLCESPEEERDFIRQAHEAAQRLLKLLDEIIYVSKLDYGANQIEVHPLAIQTVFAGIERLTHLLATNRGYGLTIPDIDDELYIMADEKKFVQAIANIISAAIALMKEGELSLSLEPHAETVDLVLQIQSPHTIWEANPADAPLPPLATADTGYRLPTPLPSAAMTFHLSRTLIQHMAGSLTLEATPAAGDALTQIRFQIPTTEPEPELLD, from the coding sequence ATGGATGATCTTCAGACTATCGAGTCTCTTTCTGCCGATTTAGCGACGATGACCCTCGCCTATGAACAGGCGATTCATCTGGGGCAACTCAAAAGTGGGTTTCTCGCGCGCACGTCCCATGAACTCCGTGCCCCCCTCAGTAGCATGATGGGGTTACATCAACTCATTTTGTCGGATCTCTGCGAAAGTCCCGAAGAGGAGCGCGATTTTATTCGGCAAGCCCATGAAGCCGCGCAGCGGCTCCTTAAGTTATTAGATGAAATCATCTATGTGTCCAAGCTCGACTATGGTGCGAACCAGATCGAGGTGCATCCTCTGGCCATTCAAACGGTGTTTGCCGGGATTGAGCGACTGACGCACCTGTTGGCAACGAATCGGGGCTATGGTTTAACAATTCCGGACATTGATGACGAACTTTATATCATGGCCGATGAGAAAAAATTTGTGCAGGCGATCGCCAATATCATCAGTGCAGCGATCGCACTGATGAAAGAAGGGGAACTCTCCCTCAGCCTTGAACCCCACGCCGAAACCGTTGACTTGGTGTTACAGATTCAGTCGCCCCATACCATTTGGGAAGCAAACCCCGCTGATGCGCCGTTGCCTCCTCTGGCCACAGCCGATACAGGCTATAGGTTACCGACTCCCCTCCCGTCAGCGGCGATGACGTTTCACCTAAGCCGCACCCTCATCCAGCACATGGCAGGCTCTCTCACCCTTGAAGCCACCCCCGCCGCCGGAGATGCCCTCACCCAAATCCGGTTTCAAATCCCCACCACCGAACCGGAACCGGAACTGTTGGATTAG
- a CDS encoding DUF6679 family protein: MLHRKIYQLCADGREVSVFLRDQQRWIEPAHIVDIEGDLVTIRYETDEDDEVSSWEEMVRLESIGAISQKLASVPRGNTEILVSEDCHEAEQIHPNSKEGNDKTSG; the protein is encoded by the coding sequence ATGCTACACCGCAAGATTTATCAATTGTGTGCAGATGGTCGAGAAGTTAGTGTGTTCTTGCGGGATCAACAACGATGGATCGAACCGGCTCACATTGTCGATATTGAAGGCGATCTGGTGACGATTCGGTATGAAACGGATGAAGATGACGAGGTGAGTTCTTGGGAAGAGATGGTGCGCCTTGAAAGTATTGGTGCGATTTCTCAGAAGCTAGCCTCTGTCCCTCGGGGTAATACCGAAATTCTTGTTTCTGAGGATTGTCATGAAGCGGAACAGATCCACCCCAATTCAAAGGAAGGGAATGATAAAACGTCTGGATAA
- a CDS encoding alpha/beta fold hydrolase, which yields METIELFGVSHTYEFTPASQSDRPVLVFIHGWLLSYEYWRPLVEQLSGDYGCLLYDLRGFGRSAGLGSAGSESREQPAYTLQAYARDLMALLDHLELREVWCIGHSLGGSIALWGAKCDAQRVRGVICLNSGGGIFLKEEFERFRQAGQQIVKYRARWLTCVPGLDWVFARMMVARSLQRHWGRQRLLDFVRADRAAALGALLETTTETEVHRLPQLVARLSQPVYFLAGQQDQVMELQYVRHLASFHGCFQQQRDNVIEIPDCGHLSMVEQTPIVYRHILDILMRHHGDAGAPPAALSDPAIACEE from the coding sequence ATGGAAACCATTGAGCTTTTTGGGGTTTCGCATACCTACGAATTCACCCCTGCATCGCAGTCAGATCGGCCAGTTTTGGTATTTATCCATGGCTGGTTGTTGAGTTATGAATATTGGCGGCCCTTGGTGGAACAGTTATCGGGGGACTATGGATGTTTGTTGTACGATTTGCGGGGGTTTGGTCGGTCGGCGGGCCTGGGTTCGGCCGGTTCAGAGTCAAGGGAGCAACCGGCGTACACGCTTCAAGCCTATGCTCGTGATTTGATGGCGTTGTTGGATCATCTTGAGCTGCGGGAGGTGTGGTGTATTGGTCATTCGTTGGGGGGCAGTATTGCGCTGTGGGGGGCGAAGTGTGATGCGCAGCGGGTGCGGGGGGTGATTTGTCTGAATTCGGGGGGGGGGATTTTTTTAAAGGAGGAGTTTGAGCGGTTTCGGCAGGCGGGGCAGCAGATTGTCAAGTACCGGGCGCGGTGGCTGACTTGTGTGCCGGGGTTGGATTGGGTGTTTGCGCGGATGATGGTGGCGCGATCGCTCCAACGCCATTGGGGACGACAGCGGCTGTTAGATTTTGTCCGGGCCGATCGCGCTGCTGCTCTGGGGGCTTTGCTCGAAACCACCACGGAAACGGAGGTGCATCGCCTCCCCCAATTGGTGGCTCGATTGTCCCAACCGGTGTATTTTCTGGCCGGACAGCAAGATCAAGTGATGGAACTACAGTATGTCCGCCATTTGGCGAGTTTTCATGGGTGTTTTCAACAGCAGCGGGACAATGTGATTGAAATTCCCGATTGTGGGCATCTGTCGATGGTGGAGCAAACCCCGATTGTCTATCGGCATATTCTCGATATTTTGATGCGCCATCACGGGGATGCCGGTGCTCCCCCGGCGGCCCTTTCCGATCCGGCGATCGCCTGTGAAGAATGA
- a CDS encoding L-threonylcarbamoyladenylate synthase, whose protein sequence is MYLSSLATLTQWVQAGDVITFPTDTVPALATLPHQGQKIFDTKQRAADKPLILLGAAWEDFLPYLAGTTAEREQWQAIAAHHWPGPLTLVLPATDAVPLAMTPQQPGTIGIRIPAQDFALDLLRHTKPLATTSANLSGSPPLTTLAAIHETFPAVGVPGPELIPTLETLGSGQPSTVAKWIQNDWQILRQGSIVLSH, encoded by the coding sequence ATGTATCTTTCCTCTCTCGCCACATTAACGCAATGGGTTCAAGCCGGGGATGTGATCACCTTTCCGACGGATACAGTGCCCGCCTTGGCAACCCTGCCCCACCAGGGTCAGAAAATTTTTGACACGAAGCAGCGAGCCGCTGATAAGCCGCTGATTCTTTTAGGGGCGGCGTGGGAAGATTTTCTACCCTATCTGGCGGGGACGACGGCAGAACGGGAGCAATGGCAAGCGATCGCCGCCCACCATTGGCCCGGCCCCTTAACCCTCGTCCTCCCGGCCACGGACGCTGTTCCCCTCGCCATGACCCCCCAGCAGCCCGGCACGATCGGCATCCGCATTCCCGCCCAAGACTTTGCCCTCGACCTTCTGCGCCACACCAAACCCCTCGCCACCACCAGCGCTAACCTCTCCGGTTCGCCCCCTCTGACCACCTTAGCAGCGATTCATGAGACCTTTCCCGCCGTCGGCGTACCGGGCCCGGAGCTAATACCCACCCTTGAGACGTTGGGCAGTGGTCAACCGTCAACTGTTGCAAAATGGATACAGAACGATTGGCAAATTCTGCGTCAAGGTAGCATCGTTTTAAGCCACTGA
- the prmC gene encoding peptide chain release factor N(5)-glutamine methyltransferase, which translates to MITGQDLWDWQQQAKQTAAAVSVDPGEVDWLIQGLIGLDRLSLRLGTYRGQGAIATQWDRAALDRLWQQRLEAQVPVQYLAGQMVWRHLRLTVGPAVLIPRPETELMIEIACEQVAQSSSLATGIWVDLGTGSGAIALGLAQALPGAIVHGVDCSAAALGIARQNGELNGLSDRITWHHGQWWTPLHNQAGTIAAMVSNPPYIPSRDLAQLQPEVRDHEPHLALDGGDDGLTALRHLITTAPQFLKPDGLWLVELMAGQAPTVADLLRAQGQYHRIQHYPDLAGIERFVLAYTLP; encoded by the coding sequence ATGATCACTGGACAAGACCTTTGGGATTGGCAGCAGCAGGCGAAACAAACGGCTGCTGCTGTTTCTGTTGATCCGGGGGAAGTGGATTGGCTGATTCAGGGGTTGATCGGCTTGGATCGGTTGAGTTTGCGATTGGGAACCTATCGGGGGCAGGGGGCGATCGCAACGCAGTGGGATCGGGCAGCGTTGGATCGGCTGTGGCAACAACGGCTAGAGGCGCAAGTGCCGGTGCAATATTTAGCGGGGCAGATGGTGTGGCGACATTTGCGGCTCACGGTGGGGCCGGCGGTGTTGATTCCCCGACCGGAAACGGAGCTGATGATTGAGATTGCCTGTGAACAAGTGGCGCAATCCTCCTCGTTAGCAACGGGAATCTGGGTGGATTTGGGCACGGGCAGTGGTGCGATCGCGCTCGGATTGGCCCAGGCGTTGCCGGGGGCGATCGTGCATGGGGTGGATTGCAGTGCGGCGGCGTTAGGGATCGCCCGTCAGAATGGCGAATTGAATGGTTTGAGCGATCGCATCACCTGGCATCACGGCCAATGGTGGACCCCCTTGCACAATCAAGCCGGAACCATCGCCGCCATGGTATCCAATCCCCCCTACATTCCCAGCCGCGACCTGGCCCAATTACAGCCCGAAGTTCGCGACCACGAACCCCATCTCGCCCTTGATGGGGGAGATGACGGCTTAACCGCCCTGCGCCATCTCATCACCACTGCCCCCCAGTTCCTCAAACCCGATGGACTGTGGCTGGTGGAATTAATGGCGGGCCAAGCTCCCACCGTAGCGGATCTCCTCCGGGCCCAGGGACAGTATCACCGCATTCAACATTATCCCGACCTCGCCGGAATTGAGCGATTTGTCCTCGCCTATACCCTGCCCTAA
- a CDS encoding peptidylprolyl isomerase, with protein MTVWFRQQRWVMMWAVLFTALFVVGCSTPTTTSPSSSETLSTAAATSASETAADATPAETGTITEQSSNDMSDLPRLNGKATVVMTVKDQPITIAIDGDNAPITAGNFVDLVQRGVYDNLVFHRVVTQPQPFVAQGGDPQGKDPNFPASRLGTGSFVDPDTGKPRYIPLEITPAGASEPTYSAVLSGATGPELKHTRGAIAMARSQMPDSASSQFYFALDDLSFLDGSYAVFGQVTEGMDVVDGIEQGDRIQSATVTEGLENLQQP; from the coding sequence ATGACTGTTTGGTTCAGACAACAACGGTGGGTCATGATGTGGGCGGTGCTCTTCACGGCCCTTTTCGTGGTGGGGTGTAGCACCCCGACCACTACGTCGCCCTCAAGTTCAGAAACGCTATCGACTGCCGCCGCCACCAGCGCCAGTGAGACGGCTGCCGATGCGACCCCAGCCGAAACCGGCACAATTACAGAACAATCCAGTAATGATATGAGTGATTTACCCAGACTAAATGGCAAGGCGACGGTTGTGATGACGGTGAAGGATCAACCGATCACGATCGCAATTGATGGAGACAATGCCCCCATTACTGCGGGTAATTTTGTGGATCTCGTGCAGCGGGGGGTTTACGATAATTTGGTGTTTCACCGCGTCGTGACTCAACCCCAGCCCTTTGTGGCCCAAGGCGGAGACCCCCAGGGCAAAGATCCGAATTTTCCCGCTAGCCGTTTAGGGACGGGGAGTTTTGTTGATCCGGATACCGGCAAACCTCGTTATATTCCGTTGGAAATTACTCCGGCTGGGGCATCAGAACCCACCTACAGTGCGGTGCTCTCTGGCGCGACGGGGCCAGAATTGAAGCATACGCGGGGCGCGATCGCTATGGCTCGCTCGCAAATGCCCGATTCAGCCTCGTCCCAGTTTTATTTTGCCTTGGATGACCTGTCGTTTTTGGATGGGAGTTATGCGGTCTTTGGTCAAGTGACTGAGGGGATGGATGTGGTGGATGGCATTGAACAAGGCGATCGCATTCAATCTGCGACAGTAACCGAGGGTTTGGAGAACCTCCAACAACCCTAA
- a CDS encoding beta-ketoacyl-ACP synthase encodes MGVVITGIGLSSALGNQDQTWQRLLQGESAIHLQQPFSVLPPAPLAMIGATPQRLTDLISPLVAAVVADAHLELPLPDCGVVVGSSRGCQGDWEAAGGERSPLLSWQTHGLDAAAWHSAARIHSRGPVQAPMAACATGLWAIAQGYALIHRGECDRVIVGAVEAPITPLTLAGFAKMGALAQTGCYPFDRHREGLALGEGGALLCLESTAIAVARHAPIYAEIRGMGFTADAHHVSAPDPSGHGARQAIQHCLHRSQLTPHQISYIHAHGTSTQRNDSHEAAVLAQLFPPTLPISSTKGATGHTLGASGALGVAVCALALRSQILPPCVGIRDPAFPTLNVVRQATPAPICHTLCLSFGFGGQNAAVIISAPNSRNYGVQRE; translated from the coding sequence ATGGGCGTGGTGATTACCGGTATTGGCCTGTCCTCAGCCTTGGGGAATCAAGACCAAACCTGGCAACGGCTGCTGCAGGGTGAATCTGCCATTCACCTCCAGCAGCCGTTTTCCGTATTGCCGCCGGCTCCCTTGGCGATGATCGGCGCGACGCCCCAGCGCTTAACGGATTTAATCTCTCCCCTGGTTGCGGCTGTGGTGGCCGATGCGCACCTAGAGCTACCGCTGCCGGATTGTGGGGTGGTGGTGGGGTCGAGTCGGGGCTGTCAGGGGGATTGGGAAGCGGCCGGGGGTGAGCGATCGCCGTTGCTCAGTTGGCAGACCCACGGCCTTGATGCTGCCGCGTGGCACAGTGCTGCTCGGATTCACAGTCGGGGCCCGGTGCAGGCTCCCATGGCCGCCTGTGCGACGGGGTTGTGGGCGATCGCCCAAGGCTATGCCCTGATTCACCGGGGTGAGTGCGATCGCGTCATTGTCGGAGCCGTGGAAGCCCCGATTACCCCCCTTACCCTCGCCGGGTTTGCCAAGATGGGTGCCTTGGCTCAAACTGGCTGTTATCCCTTCGATCGCCACCGGGAAGGCTTGGCCCTAGGGGAAGGGGGGGCGCTGCTCTGTTTGGAATCAACGGCGATCGCCGTTGCCCGTCACGCCCCCATCTACGCCGAAATTCGCGGCATGGGCTTCACTGCCGATGCCCACCATGTCAGCGCCCCCGATCCTAGCGGTCACGGGGCACGCCAAGCGATTCAGCACTGCCTCCATCGGTCTCAGTTAACCCCCCACCAGATTAGCTATATCCACGCCCACGGCACCAGCACCCAGCGGAATGATAGCCATGAAGCAGCGGTGCTTGCGCAACTGTTTCCCCCGACGCTCCCGATCAGTTCGACAAAGGGCGCGACGGGTCACACCTTGGGAGCGTCGGGGGCGTTGGGTGTTGCTGTTTGTGCGTTGGCGTTGCGATCGCAAATCCTCCCCCCCTGCGTCGGCATCCGCGATCCTGCCTTTCCCACCCTGAATGTCGTGCGTCAGGCAACCCCCGCCCCCATTTGTCATACCCTCTGCCTCAGTTTTGGCTTTGGGGGTCAAAATGCCGCCGTGATCATCTCCGCTCCAAATTCTCGCAACTACGGGGTTCAGCGTGAATGA
- a CDS encoding MBL fold metallo-hydrolase: MLYLTYLDVNSWLIEWGGLRILVDPWFVGPLVFGNAPWFFKTERRSPRSIPDNIDLILLSQGIEDHAHPPTLAQCDRAIPVIASPTAAKVVEKLGYETITALQPGKTWEGDTLQIQAVPGASLGPTVTENGYVITNSSTQQRLYYEPHGMHSQTVQASGSIDVVITPLIDLALPLLGPVIQGASTALPLVKAIAPQFILPTAAGGDVVATGILTNLIQSNGTIASFQSTLQAQDLTTQVMEPIPGDRTPIPLTSKVVSP, from the coding sequence ATGCTGTATCTCACATATTTAGATGTCAATAGTTGGTTGATTGAATGGGGCGGGCTGCGGATTTTGGTTGATCCGTGGTTTGTGGGGCCGTTGGTGTTTGGGAATGCGCCGTGGTTTTTTAAGACGGAACGGCGATCGCCCCGCTCCATTCCCGACAATATTGATCTAATTCTCTTATCCCAAGGCATTGAAGATCACGCCCATCCGCCGACCTTGGCACAGTGCGATCGCGCCATTCCCGTGATCGCGTCTCCCACAGCGGCCAAGGTGGTCGAAAAACTCGGCTACGAAACGATCACCGCTCTTCAACCGGGGAAAACCTGGGAGGGCGATACACTTCAAATCCAAGCCGTCCCCGGTGCATCCTTAGGGCCCACCGTGACGGAAAACGGCTACGTGATCACAAACTCAAGCACCCAGCAGCGGCTTTACTATGAACCCCACGGCATGCACTCGCAAACGGTGCAGGCCAGCGGCTCGATTGATGTGGTGATCACGCCGTTGATCGATTTGGCCTTGCCGCTTTTGGGGCCAGTTATTCAGGGCGCGAGTACGGCGCTGCCCCTCGTGAAGGCGATCGCGCCCCAATTCATTCTTCCCACGGCGGCGGGGGGTGACGTGGTGGCCACGGGAATCTTGACGAACCTAATCCAGAGCAACGGCACGATCGCATCCTTCCAAAGCACTCTCCAAGCCCAGGATTTAACCACCCAAGTGATGGAACCGATACCGGGCGATCGCACTCCCATCCCCCTCACTTCCAAGGTGGTATCCCCATGA
- a CDS encoding GNAT family N-acetyltransferase encodes MGFWKSLFSQSDSVATPQRPNPVEAVGVMPQESRVVFSTERELDLYELEELCDAVGWSRRPLRKVKKAIQNSFLVVSMWEQRGAKRRLIGFARATSDHAFNATIWDVVVHPDYQSRGLGKALMRYTLKKLRGEDISNITLFADPHVVDFYRRLGFILDPEGIKGMFWYPD; translated from the coding sequence ATGGGTTTTTGGAAAAGTTTATTTAGCCAATCAGATTCTGTCGCGACGCCTCAACGTCCTAATCCTGTTGAGGCTGTGGGGGTTATGCCTCAAGAGTCGCGGGTTGTGTTCAGCACGGAACGTGAACTTGATTTGTACGAGTTGGAAGAGTTGTGTGATGCGGTGGGATGGTCTCGTCGCCCCCTACGGAAGGTCAAAAAGGCGATTCAGAATAGCTTTTTGGTGGTGTCGATGTGGGAGCAGCGCGGGGCGAAGCGGCGTTTAATTGGGTTTGCACGGGCGACCTCTGACCATGCCTTTAATGCCACGATTTGGGATGTGGTGGTTCATCCGGATTATCAGAGTCGGGGGTTAGGGAAGGCACTGATGCGCTATACCCTGAAGAAACTGCGGGGTGAGGATATCAGTAATATTACGCTGTTTGCTGATCCCCATGTGGTGGATTTTTATCGCCGCTTGGGCTTCATTCTCGATCCGGAGGGGATTAAGGGGATGTTTTGGTATCCGGATTAA
- a CDS encoding Tic22 family protein — protein sequence MNKRLMRWVMSMGLVGSTLLSAIAPALALTPAEIEERLEAIPVFTVTDENGAPLVARVENQLFAGVFIDPNDADAFRQRVLAGNGNFNGEVQVIPVSMKEIYTIERQRMLAAQNGGASEDDVDFVYIPDQREVELAQTLLPADRELQGVPLFAVRVNDPANAANSVYLTLEQENGEPIVPFYFSKQQADALAQRYRESSALPANSDQVTIEVSTLELILANWERSNQPGLQQIFLVPSSEALQRVNAGN from the coding sequence ATGAACAAGAGATTGATGCGCTGGGTTATGTCGATGGGATTGGTGGGTTCGACCCTCCTGTCTGCGATCGCACCGGCTTTAGCCTTGACCCCGGCTGAAATTGAAGAGCGTCTCGAAGCAATTCCCGTGTTTACTGTCACGGATGAAAATGGTGCGCCCCTCGTGGCCCGTGTGGAAAATCAACTGTTTGCCGGGGTTTTTATCGATCCCAATGATGCGGATGCCTTTCGCCAACGGGTTCTAGCCGGTAATGGTAATTTCAATGGTGAGGTGCAGGTGATTCCGGTATCGATGAAGGAAATCTATACCATTGAGCGTCAACGGATGCTCGCTGCCCAAAATGGTGGTGCGTCCGAAGATGATGTGGATTTTGTCTATATTCCCGATCAACGAGAGGTGGAGCTGGCCCAAACGCTGCTACCGGCGGATCGTGAACTGCAAGGCGTGCCCCTGTTCGCGGTGCGGGTGAACGATCCCGCCAATGCGGCCAATAGTGTCTATCTCACCTTGGAACAGGAAAATGGCGAGCCGATTGTCCCCTTCTATTTTTCAAAGCAACAGGCTGATGCCTTAGCCCAACGCTACCGGGAAAGTTCAGCTTTACCCGCGAACTCGGATCAAGTGACGATTGAAGTCAGCACCCTTGAACTGATCTTGGCCAATTGGGAACGGAGTAACCAACCGGGCTTGCAGCAAATTTTCTTGGTGCCATCGAGTGAAGCCCTCCAACGGGTGAACGCTGGTAATTAA